A region from the Triticum aestivum cultivar Chinese Spring chromosome 3D, IWGSC CS RefSeq v2.1, whole genome shotgun sequence genome encodes:
- the LOC123080639 gene encoding cytokinin dehydrogenase 4, whose product MVRVSVVCCLKLLLLLALGGVTMHVPDAGVLAPLRLDGYLSFHDVAAAARDFGNRCSLLPAAVLHPGSVADVASAVRRVFQLGERSPLTVAARGHGHSLLGQSQTAGGIVVRMESLGGGARMRVHAGGAGADAPAYVDAPGGALWINVLHETLKHGLAPKSWTDYLHLTVGGTLSNAGVSGQAFRQGPQVSNVNQLEIVTGRGDVVTCSPEENSDLFYGALGGLGQFGIITRARIALEPAPKMVRWIRVLYSDFASFTEDQEALISAERTFDYIEGFVIINRTGILNNWRTSFKPQDPVQASHFQSDGKVLYCLEMTKNFDPDEADIMEQEVGVLLSRLRYIQSTLFHTDVTYLEFLDRVHSSELKLRAQGLWEVPHPWLNLLIPRSTIHRFATEVFGNILKDSNNGPILLYPVNRSKWDNRTSVVIPEEEIFYLVGFLSSAPSASGHGSVEHAVSLNDKIVDFCDKAGVGMKQYLAPYTTQQQWKAHFGARWETFERRKHMYDPLAILAPGQRIFPKASLPMSS is encoded by the exons ATGGTGAGGGTGTCGGTGGTGTGCTGCctcaagctgctgctgctgctcgccctCGGCGGGGTCACCATGCACGTGCCGGACGCGGGCGTGCTGGCGCCGCTGCGCCTCGACGGCTACCTCAGCTTCCacgacgtggccgccgcggcccgtgACTTCGGCAACCGCTGCAGCCTGCTGCCGGCCGCCGTGCTGCACCCGGGTTCCGTGGCCGATGTTGCCTCTGCCGTGCGCCGCGTGTTCCAGCTCGGCGAGCGCTCCCCGCTCACGGTCGCCGCGCGCGGCCACGGGCACTCGCTGCTGGGCCAGTCACAGACCGCCGGCGGGATCGTCGTCCGGATGGAGTCCCTCGGGGGCGGCGCCAGGATGAGGGTGCACGCCGGCGGCGCAGGTGCCGATGCGCCTGCCTACGTCGACGCCCCCGGAGGCGCGCTCTGGATCAACGTGCTGCATGAGACGCTCAAGCACGGGCTGGCGCCCAAGTCGTGGACCGACTACCTCCATTTGACAGTCGGCGGCACCTTGTCGAATGCCGGGGTCAGCGGCCAGGCGTTCCGGCAAGGACCGCAGGTCAGCAATGTCAACCAGCTGGAGATTGTGACAG GGAGAGGAGATGTGGTCACCTGCTCGCCCGAGGAGAACTCCGACCTTTTCTACGGCGCTCTCGGCGGCCTGGGCCAGttcggcatcatcaccagagccagGATCGCCCTCGAACCTGCACCCAAGATG GTGAGGTGGATCCGGGTTCTCTACTCGGACTTCGCGAGCTTCACCGAGGACCAGGAGGCGCTGATCTCGGCGGAGAGGACCTTCGATTACATCGAGGGGTTCGTGATCATCAACCGGACGGGCATCCTCAACAACTGGAGGACGTCGTTCAAGCCGCAGGACCCGGTGCAGGCGAGCCACTTCCAGTCGGACGGGAAGGTGCTCTACTGCCTTGAGATGACCAAGAACTTCGACCCTGATGAGGCTGACATCATGGAACAG GAGGTTGGTGTGCTGCTGTCTCGGCTGAGATACATACAGTCAACCCTCTTCCACACCGATGTCACGTACCTCGAGTTCCTGGACAGGGTGCACTCCTCCGAGCTCAAGCTCAGGGCCCAGGGCCTCTGGGAGGTTCCACACCCATGGCTCAACCTCCTGATCCCGAGAAGCACCATCCACCGGTTCGCGACGGAGGTCTTCGGCAACATCCTGAAAGACAGCAACAATGGCCCCATCCTCCTCTACCCAGTAAACAGATCAAA GTGGGACAACAGGACGTCAGTGGTGATAccggaggaagaaatcttctaccTGGTGGGGTTCCTGTCGTCCGCACCGTCGGCCTCAGGCCACGGCAGCGTCGAGCATGCGGTGAGCCTCAACGACAAGATCGTAGACTTCTGCGACAAGGCGGGCGTCGGGATGAAGCAGTACCTAGCGCCCTAC